In Simplicispira sp. 125, one DNA window encodes the following:
- the rplR gene encoding 50S ribosomal protein L18, whose protein sequence is MLTKKEQRLRRARQTRIRIAQQGVARLTVNRTNLHIYAAVISGDGSKVLASASTAEADVRAALGGSGKGGNAAAAQVIGKRIAEKAKQAGVEKVAFDRAGFAYHGRVKALADAAREAGLQF, encoded by the coding sequence ATGTTGACCAAGAAAGAGCAGCGTCTTCGTCGGGCCCGTCAGACACGCATCCGCATTGCACAGCAAGGCGTGGCGCGACTGACTGTAAACCGTACGAATCTCCATATCTATGCAGCCGTGATTTCCGGCGATGGCAGCAAAGTGCTGGCCAGCGCATCCACCGCAGAAGCCGATGTGCGTGCAGCACTGGGCGGATCTGGCAAGGGTGGCAACGCAGCGGCAGCACAGGTTATCGGCAAGCGTATTGCCGAAAAAGCCAAGCAGGCAGGCGTGGAGAAGGTTGCATTTGATCGTGCAGGTTTTGCCTATCACGGCCGCGTCAAGGCTCTTGCCGACGCCGCACGTGAAGCGGGTCTGCAGTTCTAA
- the rpsE gene encoding 30S ribosomal protein S5 produces MAKFQPRVQDEGRDDGMREKMIAVNRVTKVVKGGRILGFAALTVVGDGDGRVGMGKGKSKEVPAAVQKAMEEARRNMVKVSLKNGTIHHQVTGHHGAAHVMMAPAPKGTGIIAGGPMRAVFEVMGMTDIVAKSHGSSNPYNMVRATFDALTNSTTPAEVASKRGKTVEDLFV; encoded by the coding sequence ATGGCTAAATTTCAACCCCGAGTGCAAGACGAAGGCCGCGACGACGGCATGCGCGAAAAGATGATTGCGGTCAACCGCGTCACCAAAGTCGTGAAGGGCGGTCGTATTCTCGGTTTTGCTGCCCTGACCGTTGTTGGTGATGGCGATGGCCGCGTGGGCATGGGCAAAGGAAAATCCAAGGAAGTGCCAGCTGCAGTGCAGAAGGCAATGGAAGAGGCTCGCCGCAATATGGTGAAGGTGTCGCTGAAGAACGGCACAATTCACCATCAGGTAACGGGTCACCACGGTGCGGCCCACGTCATGATGGCGCCGGCTCCCAAGGGGACTGGCATTATTGCTGGCGGCCCAATGCGCGCCGTGTTCGAAGTCATGGGAATGACGGATATCGTGGCCAAGAGCCATGGTTCATCGAATCCCTACAACATGGTCCGTGCCACATTTGACGCGCTCACCAATTCCACCACACCGGCGGAAGTGGCATCCAAGCGCGGCAAGACGGTCGAAGACCTCTTCGTCTGA
- the rpmD gene encoding 50S ribosomal protein L30 translates to MSTQQTVKIQLVRSPIGTKVTHRATVRGLGLRKLNSVSELQDTPAVRGMINKISYLVKVL, encoded by the coding sequence ATGTCTACACAACAAACCGTGAAGATTCAGCTGGTACGCAGCCCGATTGGGACCAAGGTCACCCATCGTGCAACCGTACGTGGCCTCGGGCTGCGCAAGCTGAACAGTGTCAGCGAATTGCAGGATACGCCTGCAGTGCGCGGCATGATCAACAAGATCAGTTATCTGGTCAAAGTCCTCTGA
- the rplO gene encoding 50S ribosomal protein L15 produces MELNNIKPAEGSKHAKRRVGRGIGSGLGKTAGRGHKGQKSRSGGYHKVGFEGGQMPLQRRLPKRGFKSQTLKFNAEVTLTALTQLGLAEIDMLALKQAGLVGQNAKVVKVINTGAIGSAVKLTGIGATAGAKAAIEAAGGSIA; encoded by the coding sequence ATGGAACTTAATAACATCAAGCCAGCAGAAGGTTCAAAGCACGCCAAGCGTCGCGTCGGTCGGGGCATTGGCTCTGGTTTGGGCAAGACGGCTGGTCGCGGCCACAAAGGGCAAAAGTCGCGCTCTGGTGGCTACCACAAGGTTGGCTTTGAAGGTGGTCAGATGCCGCTGCAGCGCCGCCTTCCAAAGCGTGGCTTCAAGTCGCAGACTCTGAAGTTCAATGCAGAAGTTACGCTCACGGCGCTGACCCAGCTTGGTCTGGCGGAGATCGACATGCTCGCTCTCAAGCAGGCTGGTCTGGTCGGACAAAACGCCAAGGTCGTGAAAGTGATCAACACCGGAGCCATTGGTTCGGCGGTGAAGCTTACCGGCATCGGTGCAACGGCAGGTGCCAAGGCTGCGATTGAAGCAGCTGGCGGCTCTATCGCCTGA
- the secY gene encoding preprotein translocase subunit SecY, giving the protein MATSAAQIAKTGKYGDLRRRLVFLLMALVVYRIGAHIPVPGIDPAQLKQLFSGQQGILNLFNMFSGGALSRFTVFALGIMPYISASIIMQLMTYAVPTFEQLKKEGEAGRRKITQYTRYGTLGLAIFQSLGIAVALESSAGLVLVPGFGFRMTAVVSLTAGTIFLMWLGEQITERGLGNGISILIFAGIAAGLPSSIGGLLELVRTGAMSIIAAIFIVLVVGLVTYFVVYVERGQRKILVNYARRQVGNKVYGGQSSHLPLKLNMAGVIPPIFASSIILLPATVVNWFSAGESMRWLKDISGALTPGQPIYVMFYATAIIFFCFFYTALVFNSRETADNLKKSGAFIPGIRPGEQTARYIDKILLRLTLIGAIYITFVCLLPEFLIIKYNVPFYFGGTSLLIIVVVTMDFMAQVQNYLMSQQYDSLLKKANFKSGAGA; this is encoded by the coding sequence GTGGCAACTAGCGCTGCACAAATAGCAAAAACCGGCAAGTACGGCGATTTGCGTCGCCGACTGGTATTTTTGCTGATGGCGCTGGTCGTATACCGTATCGGGGCGCATATCCCCGTTCCTGGTATCGATCCGGCCCAACTCAAGCAACTTTTCAGTGGCCAACAAGGCATATTGAACTTGTTCAATATGTTTTCAGGCGGGGCGCTTTCGCGTTTTACCGTGTTTGCATTGGGAATCATGCCGTACATCTCGGCATCGATCATCATGCAGCTCATGACCTACGCGGTGCCCACATTTGAACAGCTAAAAAAAGAGGGTGAGGCAGGGCGTCGAAAGATCACCCAGTACACCCGCTATGGAACCTTGGGGCTGGCAATCTTCCAGTCATTAGGGATTGCCGTGGCGCTGGAAAGTTCTGCAGGTTTGGTGCTTGTGCCTGGGTTTGGTTTTCGCATGACGGCCGTGGTAAGCCTTACGGCAGGAACAATATTCCTGATGTGGCTCGGCGAGCAGATTACTGAGCGCGGCTTGGGTAACGGTATATCGATCCTGATTTTCGCAGGTATCGCAGCCGGTTTGCCTAGCTCTATCGGTGGACTGTTGGAGTTGGTTCGTACAGGTGCCATGAGCATCATTGCCGCCATCTTCATCGTACTGGTGGTTGGGCTGGTGACCTACTTCGTGGTTTACGTCGAGCGTGGGCAGCGGAAAATTCTTGTTAACTACGCCAGGCGGCAGGTAGGCAACAAGGTCTATGGCGGTCAGTCATCTCATCTTCCTTTGAAGCTGAATATGGCAGGTGTGATTCCTCCGATCTTCGCATCGTCCATCATTCTTCTTCCAGCGACGGTGGTGAACTGGTTCAGCGCAGGCGAGTCGATGCGTTGGCTGAAAGATATATCAGGAGCACTCACGCCAGGGCAACCTATTTACGTGATGTTCTATGCAACGGCCATCATCTTCTTCTGTTTTTTCTATACGGCACTTGTGTTCAATAGCCGTGAAACCGCAGACAATCTGAAGAAAAGTGGTGCGTTCATACCTGGCATTCGGCCAGGTGAACAGACTGCGCGCTACATTGATAAAATTCTGCTGCGTCTCACGTTGATTGGTGCGATCTACATCACGTTCGTGTGCTTGCTGCCTGAGTTTTTGATCATTAAATACAACGTGCCTTTCTATTTTGGTGGCACCTCGTTGCTGATCATTGTGGTGGTGACTATGGACTTCATGGCACAGGTGCAAAATTATCTGATGTCTCAGCAGTATGACTCGCTGCTCAAGAAGGCGAATTTCAAGTCGGGAGCAGGTGCTTGA
- the rpmJ gene encoding 50S ribosomal protein L36, whose amino-acid sequence MRVSASVKKICRNCKIIRRKGVVRVICTDQRHKQRQG is encoded by the coding sequence ATGAGAGTCTCGGCTTCGGTCAAGAAAATCTGTCGTAACTGCAAGATCATCCGCCGCAAAGGTGTGGTGCGTGTGATCTGTACTGACCAGCGCCACAAGCAGCGCCAGGGTTGA
- the rpsM gene encoding 30S ribosomal protein S13 → MARIAGINIPPHKHAEIGLTAIFGIGRTRARKICEACDIAYSKKIKDLSDGDLEKIRDQIAQFTIEGDLRRETTMNIKRLMDIGCYRGFRHRRGLPMRGQRTRTNARTRKGPRKGAAALKK, encoded by the coding sequence ATGGCACGTATCGCTGGTATCAATATTCCGCCGCACAAGCATGCAGAGATTGGCTTAACTGCTATTTTCGGCATTGGTCGCACACGCGCTCGCAAAATTTGCGAAGCATGCGACATCGCTTATTCCAAAAAGATCAAAGATCTATCGGACGGTGATCTGGAAAAAATTCGCGACCAGATTGCGCAGTTCACCATTGAGGGTGACCTTCGCCGCGAAACCACGATGAACATCAAGCGTTTGATGGACATTGGTTGCTACCGGGGTTTCCGCCATCGCCGCGGACTGCCCATGCGCGGTCAGCGCACGCGCACAAACGCACGCACTCGCAAGGGTCCGCGCAAGGGTGCCGCTGCACTGAAAAAATAA
- the rpsK gene encoding 30S ribosomal protein S11 produces the protein MAKSPANNASQRVRKKVRKNVSDGVAHVHASFNNTIITITDRQGNALSWASSGGQGFKGSRKSTPFAAQVASETAGRAAIEQGIKNLDVEIKGPGPGRESSVRALGALGIRITSISDVTPVPHNGCRPQKRRRI, from the coding sequence ATGGCCAAGTCTCCTGCCAATAACGCCTCACAGCGTGTACGCAAAAAAGTTCGCAAGAACGTTTCGGATGGTGTTGCCCACGTGCATGCATCGTTCAATAACACCATCATCACAATTACCGATCGCCAGGGCAACGCACTGTCGTGGGCATCGTCAGGTGGTCAAGGGTTCAAGGGTTCGCGCAAATCAACGCCTTTCGCCGCCCAGGTAGCTTCAGAAACGGCGGGTCGTGCAGCTATTGAGCAAGGTATTAAAAACCTGGATGTGGAAATCAAGGGCCCTGGCCCTGGACGTGAATCTTCGGTACGCGCCCTTGGTGCCCTAGGTATCCGCATCACGTCGATTTCTGATGTGACCCCGGTACCCCACAACGGCTGCCGCCCGCAAAAACGCCGTCGCATTTAA
- the rpsD gene encoding 30S ribosomal protein S4 yields the protein MARYLGPKAKLSRREGTDLFLKSARRSIADKSKFDSKPGQHGRTSGQRTSDYGLQLREKQKVKRMYGILEKQFRRYFEAADRRKGNTGANLLSLLECRLDNVVYRMGFGSTRAEARQLVSHKAMTVNGQSVNIPSYLVKAGDVVAVREKSKNQGRIAEALQLAQQVGMPAWVEVDAAKAEGVFKKVPDRDEFGADINESLIVELYSR from the coding sequence GTGGCACGCTATCTCGGCCCCAAGGCCAAACTCTCTCGCCGTGAAGGCACCGACCTGTTCCTCAAGAGCGCACGCCGCTCGATTGCGGACAAGTCGAAGTTTGATTCCAAACCCGGCCAGCATGGTCGCACCTCGGGTCAGCGCACGTCTGACTATGGCCTCCAACTGCGCGAAAAGCAGAAGGTCAAGCGCATGTACGGCATCCTGGAAAAGCAATTCCGCCGTTATTTCGAGGCCGCTGACCGTCGCAAGGGCAACACGGGTGCCAACCTGTTGTCGTTGTTGGAGTGCCGCCTGGACAACGTGGTGTATCGCATGGGCTTTGGCTCTACGCGCGCAGAAGCTCGTCAGCTTGTGTCCCACAAGGCAATGACTGTCAATGGGCAGTCTGTCAATATCCCTTCGTACCTGGTCAAGGCTGGTGACGTGGTGGCTGTGCGCGAAAAATCCAAGAATCAAGGCCGTATTGCTGAGGCGCTACAGCTCGCACAGCAAGTCGGTATGCCTGCTTGGGTTGAGGTCGATGCTGCCAAGGCAGAAGGAGTCTTCAAGAAGGTTCCTGATCGGGACGAATTTGGTGCAGATATCAACGAATCCTTGATTGTTGAGCTGTACTCGCGCTAA
- the rpoA gene encoding DNA-directed RNA polymerase subunit alpha, with protein MQTNLLKPKAINVEQLGHNRAKVALEPFERGYGHTLGNAIRRVLLSSMVGYAATEVTIAGVLHEYSSIDGVQEDVVNILLNLKGVVFKLHNRDEVTLSLRKDGDGVVTARDIQTPHDVEIVNPDHVIAHLSQGGKLDMQIKVEKGRGYVPGNQRRFSDETSKSIGRIVLDASFSPVKRVSYTVESARVEQRTDLDKLVVEIETNGAITAEDAVRASAKILVEQLAVFAQLEGGDMPVFPEPGSQRGNATFDPILLRPVDELELTVRSANCLKAENIYYIGDLIQRTENELLKTPNLGRKSLNEIKEVLASRGLTLGMKLENWPPAGLDKR; from the coding sequence ATGCAAACAAATTTGCTGAAACCCAAGGCTATCAATGTAGAGCAGCTAGGCCACAACCGGGCCAAAGTCGCACTGGAGCCGTTCGAGCGCGGATATGGGCACACGTTGGGCAATGCCATTCGGCGCGTTCTGCTCTCGTCCATGGTGGGTTATGCAGCGACAGAAGTGACGATCGCAGGCGTGCTCCACGAGTATTCCTCGATTGATGGTGTTCAGGAAGATGTGGTCAACATCTTGTTGAATCTCAAAGGCGTTGTGTTCAAGCTGCATAACCGTGACGAAGTCACGCTCAGCCTTCGAAAAGACGGCGATGGCGTCGTAACTGCACGCGATATCCAGACACCCCACGACGTGGAGATCGTGAACCCGGATCATGTGATCGCCCACTTGTCGCAAGGCGGCAAATTGGATATGCAGATCAAGGTCGAGAAGGGCCGTGGCTACGTCCCGGGCAATCAACGCCGATTCTCGGATGAAACATCCAAGTCGATTGGACGGATCGTTCTCGACGCTTCGTTCTCCCCAGTCAAGCGGGTCAGCTACACGGTTGAAAGCGCTCGTGTCGAGCAGCGGACCGACTTGGATAAGCTGGTCGTTGAGATTGAAACCAATGGCGCGATCACTGCAGAAGATGCGGTTCGCGCGTCGGCAAAGATTTTGGTTGAACAATTGGCAGTTTTTGCGCAGCTCGAAGGCGGAGATATGCCCGTCTTCCCCGAGCCGGGCAGCCAGCGCGGCAATGCCACGTTTGATCCGATTCTGTTGCGTCCCGTCGATGAACTTGAACTTACCGTGCGTTCGGCCAATTGCTTGAAGGCTGAAAACATTTACTACATTGGCGATCTCATTCAGCGTACTGAGAATGAACTCCTGAAGACCCCGAACTTGGGTCGTAAGTCGCTCAACGAAATCAAGGAAGTGCTCGCATCGCGCGGCCTGACCTTAGGAATGAAGCTTGAAAACTGGCCGCCAGCCGGTTTGGACAAGCGGTAA
- the rplQ gene encoding 50S ribosomal protein L17: MRHGHGLRKLNRTTSHRLAMLQNMMNSLLQHEAIKTTVPKAKELRRVVEPMITLAKVDTVANRRLAFDRLRDRDMVTKLFNDLGPRFNARPGGYTRILKMGYRVGDNAPMALVELVDRADANNSSESSEK; the protein is encoded by the coding sequence ATGCGCCACGGTCACGGACTCCGCAAACTCAACCGCACCACCTCGCACCGCCTTGCGATGTTGCAAAACATGATGAATTCGCTGCTGCAACACGAAGCCATCAAAACCACAGTGCCAAAAGCCAAAGAACTGCGTCGTGTGGTCGAGCCCATGATCACTTTGGCCAAGGTGGACACTGTTGCTAACCGGCGTTTGGCGTTTGACCGTCTGCGCGACCGTGACATGGTTACCAAGTTGTTCAATGACCTGGGTCCCCGCTTCAATGCGCGTCCCGGTGGTTACACCCGTATTCTGAAGATGGGTTACCGCGTTGGCGACAATGCACCAATGGCCTTGGTTGAACTGGTGGATCGTGCTGATGCAAATAATTCTAGCGAGAGCTCTGAAAAGTAA
- the rsmI gene encoding 16S rRNA (cytidine(1402)-2'-O)-methyltransferase yields MSASFASALGAAREAAADQHYPQATLYVVATPIGNLADITLRALHVLQLADTLACEDTRHTQGMLRIYGIDKERSQLLAVHQHNEAESAQAVIARLQQGERVAYVSDAGTPGVSDPGARLVAAVRAAELRVMGLPGASSITTAISVAGMIASGSDGFVFSGFLPTKAAERNMRVQRLQQEPRGIVLLEAPHRIQELAHALSALGHRPVTLARELTKQFEEITTLPAHALASWLQADPHRSRGEFVVLVHPVAAITDTRDSLRILQLLLQELPLKSAVRLAATITGSPRNALYDSALRLQRAGEPSIETDD; encoded by the coding sequence TTGAGCGCATCTTTCGCATCAGCCTTGGGTGCCGCCCGCGAAGCGGCCGCAGACCAGCATTATCCTCAAGCGACCTTGTATGTGGTTGCCACCCCCATCGGCAATCTTGCAGACATCACGCTTCGCGCGCTGCACGTGCTGCAGTTGGCGGATACCTTGGCTTGTGAGGACACGCGCCACACCCAAGGCATGCTGAGAATCTATGGCATCGACAAGGAACGAAGCCAACTGCTTGCCGTGCACCAGCACAATGAAGCTGAGTCTGCACAGGCAGTAATTGCCCGATTGCAGCAAGGCGAGCGGGTGGCTTACGTTAGCGACGCGGGCACCCCAGGCGTTAGCGATCCTGGGGCACGCCTGGTTGCTGCGGTGCGTGCGGCAGAACTGCGCGTGATGGGTCTGCCTGGCGCGAGCAGCATCACGACGGCCATTAGCGTGGCCGGAATGATTGCCAGTGGGAGCGACGGTTTTGTATTTTCAGGATTCTTGCCAACCAAGGCAGCTGAGCGCAACATGCGTGTGCAGCGCCTGCAGCAGGAACCCCGCGGCATCGTGCTGCTGGAAGCGCCGCACCGCATTCAAGAACTGGCACACGCCTTGTCAGCCCTGGGCCATCGTCCAGTCACGTTGGCACGCGAGCTGACCAAGCAGTTTGAGGAAATCACCACACTGCCGGCCCACGCTCTTGCGTCTTGGCTGCAAGCAGATCCCCATCGATCGCGCGGCGAATTCGTCGTACTTGTGCATCCGGTTGCTGCGATCACGGATACAAGAGACAGTCTGCGCATTCTTCAACTGCTTTTGCAAGAATTGCCTTTGAAGTCTGCGGTGCGCCTCGCCGCGACCATTACCGGTTCACCACGCAATGCTCTGTACGACAGTGCATTGAGGCTGCAGCGCGCAGGTGAACCATCGATCGAAACAGATGATTGA
- a CDS encoding YraN family protein gives MRKMRSMDFLDKIFTGKTTTRAKGNAAEDLAWTHLQAAGLRLLARNYRTPGRGGGEIDVIVQEPDGTVVFVEVRRRSSRAFGGAGASISSLKQRRIIFAARHFLLRWGAPPPCRFDVVLVEGEVEWIKAAFDAP, from the coding sequence ATGCGAAAGATGCGCTCAATGGATTTCCTTGACAAGATATTTACCGGCAAGACGACCACACGCGCGAAAGGCAATGCTGCGGAGGATCTTGCATGGACCCATTTGCAGGCTGCCGGTCTGCGACTGCTTGCGCGCAATTATCGAACGCCAGGACGTGGTGGCGGAGAAATCGACGTGATTGTGCAGGAGCCCGACGGAACTGTGGTGTTTGTCGAGGTGCGCAGGCGTTCCAGCCGCGCATTCGGTGGCGCCGGGGCCAGTATTTCATCGTTGAAGCAGCGGCGCATCATCTTCGCTGCGCGTCATTTTCTGCTGCGATGGGGCGCACCGCCCCCGTGCCGTTTCGATGTGGTTCTGGTGGAGGGCGAAGTCGAATGGATCAAGGCAGCTTTTGATGCGCCTTGA
- a CDS encoding SIS domain-containing protein, with protein sequence MLEQRIQEHFIESADLKYQSAQILARPISDAVQALLASITSGGKILACGSGASAAHAQQFATCCVAGFERERPEFAAIALCADGALLTVNAGGTDEPQQFARQVRALGQAGDLLLVVSTTAADASVLSAVHAAHEREMTVVALTGRTGGNLATAVRETDVLICVPHDRAARVREVHTLVINCLCDGMDAQLFGEQEIS encoded by the coding sequence ATGCTTGAGCAACGTATACAGGAGCACTTCATCGAGAGTGCCGATTTGAAATACCAGTCTGCCCAGATCCTGGCGCGCCCCATCTCTGATGCCGTGCAGGCGCTGCTTGCGAGCATTACCAGTGGGGGGAAAATTCTTGCCTGCGGCAGTGGTGCATCGGCTGCGCATGCACAGCAGTTTGCGACCTGCTGCGTGGCTGGGTTCGAGCGCGAGCGTCCTGAATTCGCTGCGATTGCGTTGTGTGCAGATGGTGCGCTGCTGACCGTGAATGCGGGTGGCACGGACGAACCCCAGCAGTTTGCCCGCCAAGTGCGCGCATTAGGTCAAGCAGGAGACTTGCTACTGGTCGTGAGTACGACTGCGGCAGATGCAAGCGTGCTGTCCGCCGTGCATGCGGCACACGAGCGAGAGATGACAGTGGTTGCGCTGACGGGCCGTACAGGTGGGAATTTGGCGACAGCAGTGCGGGAGACCGATGTGCTGATTTGTGTTCCGCACGATCGTGCAGCGCGTGTGCGCGAAGTGCACACCCTGGTGATCAACTGTCTCTGCGATGGCATGGACGCCCAATTGTTTGGTGAACAGGAGATTTCGTGA
- a CDS encoding BON domain-containing protein yields MTNRMNRALCAVMAATALTAGMAGCATPVVLGGAALGGMMAIDRRTAGTQIEDETIELRSSNRIHGAYGDKVHVNVTSYNRQVLVTGEVGTAEARQEIEKIVSGVENVRSVVNELAVMPSTSLGQRSNDTFITGKMRASLVDAKDLSASSFKVVTERNVVYLMGLVTQREAARATSIARGVTGVSKVVRVFEYLSDADLARMTASKPAPVTQDNGEGSAAPRSAP; encoded by the coding sequence ATGACAAATCGTATGAATCGCGCCTTGTGTGCGGTAATGGCTGCAACCGCATTGACTGCGGGTATGGCAGGTTGCGCGACGCCCGTGGTGCTGGGCGGTGCGGCTCTTGGCGGCATGATGGCGATCGACCGCCGGACTGCGGGAACCCAGATCGAGGACGAAACCATCGAGCTGCGCTCGTCCAATCGCATTCATGGTGCTTATGGCGACAAAGTGCACGTCAATGTGACCAGCTACAACCGCCAGGTGCTTGTAACGGGAGAGGTCGGCACGGCCGAAGCACGGCAGGAGATTGAGAAGATCGTCAGCGGCGTGGAAAATGTTCGCTCCGTGGTGAATGAGTTGGCGGTCATGCCCAGTACTTCGCTGGGGCAACGTTCGAATGACACATTCATCACTGGCAAGATGCGCGCCAGTTTGGTCGATGCCAAGGATCTATCGGCCAGCAGTTTCAAGGTAGTAACGGAGCGCAACGTGGTCTACCTCATGGGGTTGGTCACGCAGCGCGAGGCCGCTCGCGCCACATCCATTGCCCGCGGTGTCACTGGCGTCAGCAAAGTTGTCCGGGTTTTTGAATACTTGAGTGACGCGGACCTGGCGCGCATGACGGCGTCCAAGCCAGCGCCAGTGACCCAGGACAATGGCGAGGGCAGCGCAGCACCTCGCAGCGCACCCTGA
- a CDS encoding NAD(P)-dependent oxidoreductase: MASTNARTYEPLASRKIAFLGLGVMGYPMAAHLALAGHQVTVYNRTESKAVAWCTEYAHTNAPRHAPSPRLAAKDAEIVFCCVGNDDDLRSVVLGADGAFAGMEPGAVFVDHTTASAQVARELYGAARTLGLHFIDAPVSGGQAGAQNGLLTVMCGGDAAAFERVQSVGMAFSRAFTRMGESGAGQLTKMVNQICIAGLVQGLSEAVAFGQRAGLDMNLVLDVIGKGAAQSWQLDNRGKTMVAGKFDFGFAVDWMRKDLGLVLAEAHRNGARLPVTALVDQFYGDVQQLGGHRWDTSSLIKRLG; this comes from the coding sequence ATGGCCAGCACCAATGCCCGTACGTACGAACCCCTCGCTTCTCGCAAGATCGCCTTTCTAGGACTTGGTGTGATGGGCTATCCCATGGCCGCACATCTGGCCCTGGCCGGCCACCAAGTGACGGTATACAACCGCACTGAATCCAAAGCAGTCGCGTGGTGCACTGAATATGCCCACACCAACGCTCCGCGGCACGCGCCTTCGCCACGCCTGGCCGCTAAGGATGCTGAAATTGTGTTTTGCTGCGTGGGAAACGACGACGACCTGCGCTCCGTGGTACTGGGTGCCGATGGTGCCTTTGCCGGCATGGAGCCCGGCGCCGTTTTTGTGGACCACACGACCGCATCGGCGCAGGTGGCACGCGAGCTGTATGGTGCGGCCCGCACCCTGGGTCTGCATTTCATAGATGCACCGGTCTCCGGCGGCCAAGCAGGCGCGCAGAACGGCCTGCTCACCGTGATGTGCGGTGGCGATGCGGCAGCATTCGAGAGGGTGCAATCCGTAGGGATGGCGTTCTCCCGCGCCTTCACCCGCATGGGCGAGTCTGGTGCAGGTCAGCTGACCAAGATGGTGAACCAGATCTGCATTGCCGGGCTGGTGCAGGGGCTCTCGGAGGCCGTCGCCTTTGGCCAGCGCGCCGGGCTGGATATGAACCTGGTCCTGGACGTGATTGGCAAAGGCGCGGCACAAAGCTGGCAGCTCGACAACCGCGGCAAGACGATGGTTGCGGGGAAGTTTGACTTTGGCTTTGCCGTGGACTGGATGCGCAAGGATTTAGGCCTGGTGCTTGCCGAGGCCCACCGCAATGGTGCGCGTTTGCCTGTGACGGCCCTGGTGGACCAGTTCTATGGTGACGTGCAGCAGCTGGGCGGGCACCGCTGGGATACGTCCAGCTTGATCAAGCGCCTCGGCTGA